In Enoplosus armatus isolate fEnoArm2 chromosome 2, fEnoArm2.hap1, whole genome shotgun sequence, one DNA window encodes the following:
- the xpnpep1 gene encoding xaa-Pro aminopeptidase 1 isoform X1: MSPKITGELLRQLRQAMRNCKYFSEPIQAYIVPSGDAHQSEYIAPCDCRREFICGFNGSAGTAIVTEQHAAMWTDGRYFLQASQQMDNNWTLMKMGLKETPSQEDWLISVLPENSKVGVDPWIIAADQWKNMSRALTSAGHSLVAVQDNLIDAVWMDRPERPSTQLRTLGLEYTGMSWQDKITALRAKMTERKITWFVATALDEIAWLFNLRGADIEYNPVFFAYAIVGMNTIRLFVDLKRLSDPALRDHLQLDSPSKPELSIHTFPYESVYTELQAICAAHGPKDKAWICDKASCALTQVIPKAHRTPIPYTPLCLAKAVKNTAEIQGMKMAHIKDAVALCELFAWLEKEIPKGTVTEISAADKAEELRSQQKEFVGLSFPTISSVGPNGAIIHYRPLPETNRTLSLNEVYLIDSGAQYVDGTTDVTRTMHFGTPSAFEKECFTYVLKGHIAVSAAVFPNGTKGHLLDSFARAALWESGLDYLHGTGHGVGCFLNVHEGPCGISYKTFADEPLEAGMIVSDEPGYYEDGSFGIRIENVVLVIPTKPKYNYRNRGSLTFEPLTLVPIQVKMMNTELLTQKERDWVNEYHRKCREVVGAELERQGRKDALEWLIRETQPIV, encoded by the exons ATGTCTCCAAAGATCACAGGAGAGCTGCTTAGGCAGCTTCGCCAGGCCATGAGGAATTGTAAATACTTCTCTGAGCCCATACAGGCTTACATCGTCCCTTCTGGAGATGCGCACCAG AGTGAATACATTGCACCGTGTGACTGCAGACGTGAATTCATCTGCGGATTTAATGGCTCTGCAG GTACAGCCATCGTCACAGAGCAGCATGCTGCCATGTGGACTGATGGGAGATACTTCCTCCAGGCCAGTCAGCAGATGGACAACAACTGGACCCTTATGAAGATGG GGCTGAAGGAGACGCCCTCCCAGGAGGACTGGCTGATCAGCGTCCTGCCAGAGAACTCGAAAGTGGGAGTAGATCCATGGATCATCGCTGCTG ATCAGTGGAAGAACATGTCCAGGGCGCTGACCAGCGCAGGCCACTCTCTGGTGGCAGTGCAGGATAACCTGATCGATGCGGTCTGGATGGACCGCCCAGAAAGACCCAGCACACAGCTCCGCACCTTGGGATTAGAGTACACCG GTATGTCCTGGCAAGACAAGATCACAGCGCTGCGAGCCAAGATGACCGAGAGGAAAATCACCTGGTTTGTTGCCACGGCGTTGGATGAGATTGCAT GGCTTTTTAACCTCCGTGGTGCAGACATCGAGTACAACCCAGTTTTCTTCGCATATGCTATTGTGGGGATGAACACAATAAG GCTTTTTGTGGACCTAAAGCGTCTTTCTGATCCCGCATTGAGAGACCATCTGCAGCTGGACTCCCCCAGCAAGCCTGAGCTGAGCATCCATACGTTCCCGTATGAGTCTGTCTACACCGAGCTCCAGGCCATCTGCGCGGCACACGGCCCCAAGGACAAAGCGTGGATCTGCGACAAGGCCAGCTGTGCTCTCACACAGGTCATCCCCAAG GCCCACAGGACTCCAATTCCCTACACTCCCCTCTGCCTCGCCAAGGCTGTGAAGAACACGGCTGAGATTCAAGGCATGAAAATGGCCCAC ATCAAGGATGCAGTGGCCCTATGTGAACTCTTTGCTTGGTTGGAAAAGGAG atTCCAAAAGGCACCGTGACAGAGATCTCTGCTGCCGATAAGGCTGAAGAATTACGCAG TCAACAGAAAGAATTCGTTGGCCTCAGCTTCCCCACAATTTCCAGCGTGGGTCCAAATGGAGCAATCATACATTACAG acCACTGCCTGAAACCAACAGAACCCTCTCCTTGAATGAAGTTTACCTGATCGACTCTGGAGCTCAATACGT TGATGGAACCACGGACGTCACACGCACCATGCACTTTGGGACACCATCTGCTTTTGAGAAG GAATGCTTTACCTATGTGCTGAAGGGACACAtagctgtcagtgctgctgttttccCCAATGGAACAAAAG GCCACCTGTTGGATTCGTTTGCCCGTGCAGCTCTGTGGGAGTCTGGGCTGGACTACCTTCACGGTACGGGCCACGGTGTGGGCTGCTTCCTCAACGTCCACGAGGGGCCCTGCGGCATCAGCTACAAGACCTTCGCTGATGAACCTCTGGAGGCCGGCATGATCGTCAGTGATG AACCCGGGTACTACGAAGACGGATCTTTTGGCATTCGTATTGAAAATGTGGTCCTTGTTATACCAACCAAGCCCAAA tacAACTACAGAAACAGAGGTAGTCTGACATTTGAGCCCCTCACTCTGGTTCCTATCCAAGTCAAGATGAtgaacacagagctgctcaCTCAGAAGGAG CGGGACTGGGTGAACGAGTACCACAGGAAGTGCCGGGAGGTGGTTggagcagagctggagaggcAGGGCAGGAAGGACGCGCTGGAGTGGCTGATCAGAGAGACCCAGCCAATCGTCTGA
- the xpnpep1 gene encoding xaa-Pro aminopeptidase 1 isoform X2, giving the protein MASQKSDTAMSPKITGELLRQLRQAMRNCKYFSEPIQAYIVPSGDAHQSEYIAPCDCRREFICGFNGSAGTAIVTEQHAAMWTDGRYFLQASQQMDNNWTLMKMGLKETPSQEDWLISVLPENSKVGVDPWIIAADQWKNMSRALTSAGHSLVAVQDNLIDAVWMDRPERPSTQLRTLGLEYTGMSWQDKITALRAKMTERKITWFVATALDEIAWLFNLRGADIEYNPVFFAYAIVGMNTIRLFVDLKRLSDPALRDHLQLDSPSKPELSIHTFPYESVYTELQAICAAHGPKDKAWICDKASCALTQVIPKAHRTPIPYTPLCLAKAVKNTAEIQGMKMAHIKDAVALCELFAWLEKEIPKGTVTEISAADKAEELRSQQKEFVGLSFPTISSVGPNGAIIHYRPLPETNRTLSLNEVYLIDSGAQYVDGTTDVTRTMHFGTPSAFEKECFTYVLKGHIAVSAAVFPNGTKGHLLDSFARAALWESGLDYLHGTGHGVGCFLNVHEGPCGISYKTFADEPLEAGMIVSDEPGYYEDGSFGIRIENVVLVIPTKPKYNYRNRGSLTFEPLTLVPIQVKMMNTELLTQKERDWVNEYHRKCREVVGAELERQGRKDALEWLIRETQPIV; this is encoded by the exons ATGGCTTCCCAAAAGTCAG ACACAGCCATGTCTCCAAAGATCACAGGAGAGCTGCTTAGGCAGCTTCGCCAGGCCATGAGGAATTGTAAATACTTCTCTGAGCCCATACAGGCTTACATCGTCCCTTCTGGAGATGCGCACCAG AGTGAATACATTGCACCGTGTGACTGCAGACGTGAATTCATCTGCGGATTTAATGGCTCTGCAG GTACAGCCATCGTCACAGAGCAGCATGCTGCCATGTGGACTGATGGGAGATACTTCCTCCAGGCCAGTCAGCAGATGGACAACAACTGGACCCTTATGAAGATGG GGCTGAAGGAGACGCCCTCCCAGGAGGACTGGCTGATCAGCGTCCTGCCAGAGAACTCGAAAGTGGGAGTAGATCCATGGATCATCGCTGCTG ATCAGTGGAAGAACATGTCCAGGGCGCTGACCAGCGCAGGCCACTCTCTGGTGGCAGTGCAGGATAACCTGATCGATGCGGTCTGGATGGACCGCCCAGAAAGACCCAGCACACAGCTCCGCACCTTGGGATTAGAGTACACCG GTATGTCCTGGCAAGACAAGATCACAGCGCTGCGAGCCAAGATGACCGAGAGGAAAATCACCTGGTTTGTTGCCACGGCGTTGGATGAGATTGCAT GGCTTTTTAACCTCCGTGGTGCAGACATCGAGTACAACCCAGTTTTCTTCGCATATGCTATTGTGGGGATGAACACAATAAG GCTTTTTGTGGACCTAAAGCGTCTTTCTGATCCCGCATTGAGAGACCATCTGCAGCTGGACTCCCCCAGCAAGCCTGAGCTGAGCATCCATACGTTCCCGTATGAGTCTGTCTACACCGAGCTCCAGGCCATCTGCGCGGCACACGGCCCCAAGGACAAAGCGTGGATCTGCGACAAGGCCAGCTGTGCTCTCACACAGGTCATCCCCAAG GCCCACAGGACTCCAATTCCCTACACTCCCCTCTGCCTCGCCAAGGCTGTGAAGAACACGGCTGAGATTCAAGGCATGAAAATGGCCCAC ATCAAGGATGCAGTGGCCCTATGTGAACTCTTTGCTTGGTTGGAAAAGGAG atTCCAAAAGGCACCGTGACAGAGATCTCTGCTGCCGATAAGGCTGAAGAATTACGCAG TCAACAGAAAGAATTCGTTGGCCTCAGCTTCCCCACAATTTCCAGCGTGGGTCCAAATGGAGCAATCATACATTACAG acCACTGCCTGAAACCAACAGAACCCTCTCCTTGAATGAAGTTTACCTGATCGACTCTGGAGCTCAATACGT TGATGGAACCACGGACGTCACACGCACCATGCACTTTGGGACACCATCTGCTTTTGAGAAG GAATGCTTTACCTATGTGCTGAAGGGACACAtagctgtcagtgctgctgttttccCCAATGGAACAAAAG GCCACCTGTTGGATTCGTTTGCCCGTGCAGCTCTGTGGGAGTCTGGGCTGGACTACCTTCACGGTACGGGCCACGGTGTGGGCTGCTTCCTCAACGTCCACGAGGGGCCCTGCGGCATCAGCTACAAGACCTTCGCTGATGAACCTCTGGAGGCCGGCATGATCGTCAGTGATG AACCCGGGTACTACGAAGACGGATCTTTTGGCATTCGTATTGAAAATGTGGTCCTTGTTATACCAACCAAGCCCAAA tacAACTACAGAAACAGAGGTAGTCTGACATTTGAGCCCCTCACTCTGGTTCCTATCCAAGTCAAGATGAtgaacacagagctgctcaCTCAGAAGGAG CGGGACTGGGTGAACGAGTACCACAGGAAGTGCCGGGAGGTGGTTggagcagagctggagaggcAGGGCAGGAAGGACGCGCTGGAGTGGCTGATCAGAGAGACCCAGCCAATCGTCTGA